The proteins below come from a single Miscanthus floridulus cultivar M001 chromosome 1, ASM1932011v1, whole genome shotgun sequence genomic window:
- the LOC136457295 gene encoding uncharacterized protein isoform X1, producing the protein MGASRKLQGEIDRVLKKVQEGVDVFDSIWNKVYDTENANQKEKFEADLKKEIKKLQRYRDQIKTWIQSSEIKDKKVSASYEQALMDARKQIEREMERFKVCEKETKTKAFSKEGLGQQPKTDPKEKAKAETRDWLNNVVSDLESQIDYFEAEVEGLSVKKGKQRPPRLIHLEKSITRHKAHIKKLESILRLLDNDELSPEQVNDVKDFLDDYVERNQEDFDEFSDVEDLYSTLPMEKVEALEDMVSLAPSSLVKGVASVSTTAVLSTKSSVATSPTQPTVSATPSQSTSQDQTEETASQESNPESAPQTPPPKGGNPGPSVPAVPIAVSTGSAAVSVPAETISSPVRPTVPTTAVAILSSAIPRSAPENTPAVTSIPANLSITLKDDESMSFPPRRPSPAITEIGIGRGIARGITSSQALGTAPITIGSVPGNGSVSALPAINDLSKRNILNTDEKINSGGLSQQLVTPLGSKVQPQQVPRTNDAVSSDSANPNENPILGGRVFSPPVVSGVQWRPQAAATFQNQSETSQFRGRPEISADHREKYIQRLQQVQQQGGSLLNVSHITGINQKQFPTQQPNPILQQFNSQSSSISSQVNLGLGVQGSDAGHIKSEEQQQILAEDVGVESSATTGANKQTSEDDTKIPYSNPSAPAAESTQLPRDTDLSPGQPLQPGMSSSGVGVIGRRSVSDLGAIGDNLTVTSASSGHDQLYNLQMLEAAFHRLPQPKDSERAKTYIPRHPAVTPASYPQIQAPIVSHPTFWERIGSDTLATDMLFFAFYYQQNTYQQYLAARELKKQSWRFHRRYNTWFQRHVEPQVTTDEYERGSYVYFDFHVTEDGSGWCQRIKNDFTFEYNYLEDELSVQTN; encoded by the exons ATGGGCGCCAGCCGGAAGCTGCAGGGCGAGATCGACCGCGTCCTCAAGAAGGTCCAGGAGGGCGTCGACGTCTTCGACAGCATCTGGAACAAG GTCTACGACACTGAGAATGCCAACCAGAAGGAGAAGTTCGAGGCGGACCTCAAGAAGGAGATCAAGAAGCTGCAGCGGTACAGGGACCAGATCAAGACGTGGATCCAGTCCAGCGAGATCAAGGACAAGAAG GTTAGTGCCTCTTATGAGCAGGCTCTGATGGATGCCCGAAAGCAGATTGAACGAGAGATGGAACGATTTAAAGTTTGTGAGAAGGAAACAAAAACTAAGGCCTTCTCAAAAGAAGGGTTAGGTCAGCAACCAAAAACA GATCCCAAAGAAAAGGCCAAAGCTGAAACAAGAGACTGGCTTAATAATGTG GTTAGTGATTTGGAAAGCCAGATTGATTACTTTGAAGCAGAGGTTGAAGGTCTTTCAGTTAAAAAGGGAAAGCAAAGACCGCCTCGACTG ATACATTTAGAGAAGTCTATTACGAGACATAAAGCTCATATAAAGAAATTGGAGTCAATCTTGAGACTTTTGGATAATGATGAGTTGAGTCCTGAGCAAGTCAATGATGTTAAAGATTTCCTTGATGACTATGTTGAACGTAATCAG GAAGACTTTGATGAATTCAGTGATGTTGAGGACCTCTATAGCACATTGCCTATGGAGAAGGTTGAAGCACTTGAAGACATGGTTTCACTTGCTCCTTCTAGTCTTGTGAAG GGTGTTGCTTCTGTTTCGACCACTGCAGTTTTGAGCACAAAGAGTTCAGTTGCAACTTCACCTACTCAG ccTACAGTATCAGCAACTCCTTCACAAAGTACATCACAAGATCAAACAGAGGAGACAGCTTCACAAGAAAGCAATCCTGAATCTGCGCCACAAACACCACCTCCAAAAGGTGGAAATCCTGGACCTTCAGTACCGGCTGTGCCCATTGCTGTCAGTACTGGTAGTGCAGCTGTTTCTGTACCTGCAGAAACAATTAGTTCCCCTGTGCGACCAACTGTTCCCACCACAGCGGTTGCAATACTTTCTTCTGCTATTCCACGAAGTGCTCCTGAGAATACGCCTGCTGTTACCTCAATTCCTGCAAACTTATCTATCACCTTGAAGGATGATGAAAGCATGAGTTTTCCTCCACGACGACCATCTCCTGCTATTACTGAAATTGGAATTGGCAGGGGCATAGCTCGAGGAATAACTAGTAGTCAGGCATTAGGTACAGCTCCCATAACTATTGGTTCAGTCCCAGGAAATGGATCGGTTAGTGCACTTCCTGCAATAAATGACTTGTCCAAAAGAAATATATTGAACACTGACGAGAAGATTAACAGTGGTGGTCTTTCTCAGCAGTTGGTTACGCCTCTTGGCAGTAAAGTTCAACCCCAGCAGGTTCCCAGGACTAATGATGCAGTTAGCTCTGATTCTGCTAACCCAAATGAAAACCCTATTCTTGGTGGAAGAGTATTTTCTCCTCCAGTTGTTTCTGGGGTTCAATGGAGACCTCAAGCCGCTGCTACATTTCAAAATCAAAGTGAAACT AGTCAATTTCGTGGAAGGCCTGAGATATCTGCTGATCACAGGGAGAAGTACATACAAAGACTGCAGCAAGTACAGCAGCAAGGTGGCAGCCTTCTGAATGTTTCTCATATAACTGGCATAAATCAGAAGCAATTTCCAACACAGCAGCCAAATCCCATTCTACAACAG TTCAATTCACAGAGTTCCTCTATATCTTCCCAAGTGAATCTTGGGCTTGGAGTTCAAGGATCAG ATGCTGGGCATATAAAAAGTGAAGAACAACAACAAATTTTGGCTGAAGATGTTGGTGTGGAATCTTCCGCAACAACGGGAGCAAATAAACAAACAAGTGAAGATGACACAAAGATTCCATATTCG AATCCTTCAGCACCTGCAGCAGAAAGCACTCAGCTGCCTAGGGATACTGATCTATCACCTGGGCAGCCTTTGCAACCTGGAATGTCATCATCTGGTGTTGGTGTTATCGGCCGAAGAAGTGTATCTGATCTTGGTGCAATCGGAGATAACCTTACCGTAACTTCTGCTAGTTCAGGTCATGATCAGCTTTATAATCTGCAAATGCTCGAAGCTGCATTCCACAGGCTTCCACAACCCAAGGACTCCGAGCGTGCTAAAACTTACATTCCG CGGCACCCTGCAGTTACCCCTGCTAGTTACCCCCAAATTCAGGCACCAATTGTATCACATCCTACCTTTTGGGAAAGAATCGGTAGCGACACATTAGCTACTGACATGCTGTTCTTTGCGTTCTACTACCAACAG AACACATACCAACAATACTTGGCTGCTAGAGAACTGAAGAAGCAATCATGGAGATTTCACCGGAGATACAATACCTGGTTCCAGCGGCATGTGGAGCCACAGGTCACGACTGATGAGTATGAGCGGGGATCGTATGTATACTTTGATTTCCATGTCACCGAGGATGGCTCAGGATG GTGCCAAAGAATCAAGAATGACTTCACATTTGAGTACAACTACCTGGAGGATGAGCTATCAGTGCAAACAAACTAG
- the LOC136457295 gene encoding uncharacterized protein isoform X3, whose amino-acid sequence MGASRKLQGEIDRVLKKVQEGVDVFDSIWNKVYDTENANQKEKFEADLKKEIKKLQRYRDQIKTWIQSSEIKDKKVSASYEQALMDARKQIEREMERFKVCEKETKTKAFSKEGLGQQPKTDPKEKAKAETRDWLNNVVSDLESQIDYFEAEVEGLSVKKGKQRPPRLIHLEKSITRHKAHIKKLESILRLLDNDELSPEQVNDVKDFLDDYVERNQEDFDEFSDVEDLYSTLPMEKVEALEDMVSLAPSSLVKPTVSATPSQSTSQDQTEETASQESNPESAPQTPPPKGGNPGPSVPAVPIAVSTGSAAVSVPAETISSPVRPTVPTTAVAILSSAIPRSAPENTPAVTSIPANLSITLKDDESMSFPPRRPSPAITEIGIGRGIARGITSSQALGTAPITIGSVPGNGSVSALPAINDLSKRNILNTDEKINSGGLSQQLVTPLGSKVQPQQVPRTNDAVSSDSANPNENPILGGRVFSPPVVSGVQWRPQAAATFQNQSETSQFRGRPEISADHREKYIQRLQQVQQQGGSLLNVSHITGINQKQFPTQQPNPILQQFNSQSSSISSQVNLGLGVQGSDAGHIKSEEQQQILAEDVGVESSATTGANKQTSEDDTKIPYSNPSAPAAESTQLPRDTDLSPGQPLQPGMSSSGVGVIGRRSVSDLGAIGDNLTVTSASSGHDQLYNLQMLEAAFHRLPQPKDSERAKTYIPRHPAVTPASYPQIQAPIVSHPTFWERIGSDTLATDMLFFAFYYQQNTYQQYLAARELKKQSWRFHRRYNTWFQRHVEPQVTTDEYERGSYVYFDFHVTEDGSGWCQRIKNDFTFEYNYLEDELSVQTN is encoded by the exons ATGGGCGCCAGCCGGAAGCTGCAGGGCGAGATCGACCGCGTCCTCAAGAAGGTCCAGGAGGGCGTCGACGTCTTCGACAGCATCTGGAACAAG GTCTACGACACTGAGAATGCCAACCAGAAGGAGAAGTTCGAGGCGGACCTCAAGAAGGAGATCAAGAAGCTGCAGCGGTACAGGGACCAGATCAAGACGTGGATCCAGTCCAGCGAGATCAAGGACAAGAAG GTTAGTGCCTCTTATGAGCAGGCTCTGATGGATGCCCGAAAGCAGATTGAACGAGAGATGGAACGATTTAAAGTTTGTGAGAAGGAAACAAAAACTAAGGCCTTCTCAAAAGAAGGGTTAGGTCAGCAACCAAAAACA GATCCCAAAGAAAAGGCCAAAGCTGAAACAAGAGACTGGCTTAATAATGTG GTTAGTGATTTGGAAAGCCAGATTGATTACTTTGAAGCAGAGGTTGAAGGTCTTTCAGTTAAAAAGGGAAAGCAAAGACCGCCTCGACTG ATACATTTAGAGAAGTCTATTACGAGACATAAAGCTCATATAAAGAAATTGGAGTCAATCTTGAGACTTTTGGATAATGATGAGTTGAGTCCTGAGCAAGTCAATGATGTTAAAGATTTCCTTGATGACTATGTTGAACGTAATCAG GAAGACTTTGATGAATTCAGTGATGTTGAGGACCTCTATAGCACATTGCCTATGGAGAAGGTTGAAGCACTTGAAGACATGGTTTCACTTGCTCCTTCTAGTCTTGTGAAG ccTACAGTATCAGCAACTCCTTCACAAAGTACATCACAAGATCAAACAGAGGAGACAGCTTCACAAGAAAGCAATCCTGAATCTGCGCCACAAACACCACCTCCAAAAGGTGGAAATCCTGGACCTTCAGTACCGGCTGTGCCCATTGCTGTCAGTACTGGTAGTGCAGCTGTTTCTGTACCTGCAGAAACAATTAGTTCCCCTGTGCGACCAACTGTTCCCACCACAGCGGTTGCAATACTTTCTTCTGCTATTCCACGAAGTGCTCCTGAGAATACGCCTGCTGTTACCTCAATTCCTGCAAACTTATCTATCACCTTGAAGGATGATGAAAGCATGAGTTTTCCTCCACGACGACCATCTCCTGCTATTACTGAAATTGGAATTGGCAGGGGCATAGCTCGAGGAATAACTAGTAGTCAGGCATTAGGTACAGCTCCCATAACTATTGGTTCAGTCCCAGGAAATGGATCGGTTAGTGCACTTCCTGCAATAAATGACTTGTCCAAAAGAAATATATTGAACACTGACGAGAAGATTAACAGTGGTGGTCTTTCTCAGCAGTTGGTTACGCCTCTTGGCAGTAAAGTTCAACCCCAGCAGGTTCCCAGGACTAATGATGCAGTTAGCTCTGATTCTGCTAACCCAAATGAAAACCCTATTCTTGGTGGAAGAGTATTTTCTCCTCCAGTTGTTTCTGGGGTTCAATGGAGACCTCAAGCCGCTGCTACATTTCAAAATCAAAGTGAAACT AGTCAATTTCGTGGAAGGCCTGAGATATCTGCTGATCACAGGGAGAAGTACATACAAAGACTGCAGCAAGTACAGCAGCAAGGTGGCAGCCTTCTGAATGTTTCTCATATAACTGGCATAAATCAGAAGCAATTTCCAACACAGCAGCCAAATCCCATTCTACAACAG TTCAATTCACAGAGTTCCTCTATATCTTCCCAAGTGAATCTTGGGCTTGGAGTTCAAGGATCAG ATGCTGGGCATATAAAAAGTGAAGAACAACAACAAATTTTGGCTGAAGATGTTGGTGTGGAATCTTCCGCAACAACGGGAGCAAATAAACAAACAAGTGAAGATGACACAAAGATTCCATATTCG AATCCTTCAGCACCTGCAGCAGAAAGCACTCAGCTGCCTAGGGATACTGATCTATCACCTGGGCAGCCTTTGCAACCTGGAATGTCATCATCTGGTGTTGGTGTTATCGGCCGAAGAAGTGTATCTGATCTTGGTGCAATCGGAGATAACCTTACCGTAACTTCTGCTAGTTCAGGTCATGATCAGCTTTATAATCTGCAAATGCTCGAAGCTGCATTCCACAGGCTTCCACAACCCAAGGACTCCGAGCGTGCTAAAACTTACATTCCG CGGCACCCTGCAGTTACCCCTGCTAGTTACCCCCAAATTCAGGCACCAATTGTATCACATCCTACCTTTTGGGAAAGAATCGGTAGCGACACATTAGCTACTGACATGCTGTTCTTTGCGTTCTACTACCAACAG AACACATACCAACAATACTTGGCTGCTAGAGAACTGAAGAAGCAATCATGGAGATTTCACCGGAGATACAATACCTGGTTCCAGCGGCATGTGGAGCCACAGGTCACGACTGATGAGTATGAGCGGGGATCGTATGTATACTTTGATTTCCATGTCACCGAGGATGGCTCAGGATG GTGCCAAAGAATCAAGAATGACTTCACATTTGAGTACAACTACCTGGAGGATGAGCTATCAGTGCAAACAAACTAG
- the LOC136457295 gene encoding uncharacterized protein isoform X5 produces MGASRKLQGEIDRVLKKVQEGVDVFDSIWNKVYDTENANQKEKFEADLKKEIKKLQRYRDQIKTWIQSSEIKDKKVSASYEQALMDARKQIEREMERFKVCEKETKTKAFSKEGLGQQPKTDPKEKAKAETRDWLNNVVSDLESQIDYFEAEVEGLSVKKGKQRPPRLIHLEKSITRHKAHIKKLESILRLLDNDELSPEQVNDVKDFLDDYVERNQEDFDEFSDVEDLYSTLPMEKVEALEDMVSLAPSSLVKGVASVSTTAVLSTKSSVATSPTQPTVSATPSQSTSQDQTEETASQESNPESAPQTPPPKGGNPGPSVPAVPIAVSTGSAAVSVPAETISSPVRPTVPTTAVAILSSAIPRSAPENTPAVTSIPANLSITLKDDESMSFPPRRPSPAITEIGIGRGIARGITSSQALGTAPITIGSVPGNGSLVTPLGSKVQPQQVPRTNDAVSSDSANPNENPILGGRVFSPPVVSGVQWRPQAAATFQNQSETSQFRGRPEISADHREKYIQRLQQVQQQGGSLLNVSHITGINQKQFPTQQPNPILQQFNSQSSSISSQVNLGLGVQGSDAGHIKSEEQQQILAEDVGVESSATTGANKQTSEDDTKIPYSNPSAPAAESTQLPRDTDLSPGQPLQPGMSSSGVGVIGRRSVSDLGAIGDNLTVTSASSGHDQLYNLQMLEAAFHRLPQPKDSERAKTYIPRHPAVTPASYPQIQAPIVSHPTFWERIGSDTLATDMLFFAFYYQQNTYQQYLAARELKKQSWRFHRRYNTWFQRHVEPQVTTDEYERGSYVYFDFHVTEDGSGWCQRIKNDFTFEYNYLEDELSVQTN; encoded by the exons ATGGGCGCCAGCCGGAAGCTGCAGGGCGAGATCGACCGCGTCCTCAAGAAGGTCCAGGAGGGCGTCGACGTCTTCGACAGCATCTGGAACAAG GTCTACGACACTGAGAATGCCAACCAGAAGGAGAAGTTCGAGGCGGACCTCAAGAAGGAGATCAAGAAGCTGCAGCGGTACAGGGACCAGATCAAGACGTGGATCCAGTCCAGCGAGATCAAGGACAAGAAG GTTAGTGCCTCTTATGAGCAGGCTCTGATGGATGCCCGAAAGCAGATTGAACGAGAGATGGAACGATTTAAAGTTTGTGAGAAGGAAACAAAAACTAAGGCCTTCTCAAAAGAAGGGTTAGGTCAGCAACCAAAAACA GATCCCAAAGAAAAGGCCAAAGCTGAAACAAGAGACTGGCTTAATAATGTG GTTAGTGATTTGGAAAGCCAGATTGATTACTTTGAAGCAGAGGTTGAAGGTCTTTCAGTTAAAAAGGGAAAGCAAAGACCGCCTCGACTG ATACATTTAGAGAAGTCTATTACGAGACATAAAGCTCATATAAAGAAATTGGAGTCAATCTTGAGACTTTTGGATAATGATGAGTTGAGTCCTGAGCAAGTCAATGATGTTAAAGATTTCCTTGATGACTATGTTGAACGTAATCAG GAAGACTTTGATGAATTCAGTGATGTTGAGGACCTCTATAGCACATTGCCTATGGAGAAGGTTGAAGCACTTGAAGACATGGTTTCACTTGCTCCTTCTAGTCTTGTGAAG GGTGTTGCTTCTGTTTCGACCACTGCAGTTTTGAGCACAAAGAGTTCAGTTGCAACTTCACCTACTCAG ccTACAGTATCAGCAACTCCTTCACAAAGTACATCACAAGATCAAACAGAGGAGACAGCTTCACAAGAAAGCAATCCTGAATCTGCGCCACAAACACCACCTCCAAAAGGTGGAAATCCTGGACCTTCAGTACCGGCTGTGCCCATTGCTGTCAGTACTGGTAGTGCAGCTGTTTCTGTACCTGCAGAAACAATTAGTTCCCCTGTGCGACCAACTGTTCCCACCACAGCGGTTGCAATACTTTCTTCTGCTATTCCACGAAGTGCTCCTGAGAATACGCCTGCTGTTACCTCAATTCCTGCAAACTTATCTATCACCTTGAAGGATGATGAAAGCATGAGTTTTCCTCCACGACGACCATCTCCTGCTATTACTGAAATTGGAATTGGCAGGGGCATAGCTCGAGGAATAACTAGTAGTCAGGCATTAGGTACAGCTCCCATAACTATTGGTTCAGTCCCAGGAAATGGATCG TTGGTTACGCCTCTTGGCAGTAAAGTTCAACCCCAGCAGGTTCCCAGGACTAATGATGCAGTTAGCTCTGATTCTGCTAACCCAAATGAAAACCCTATTCTTGGTGGAAGAGTATTTTCTCCTCCAGTTGTTTCTGGGGTTCAATGGAGACCTCAAGCCGCTGCTACATTTCAAAATCAAAGTGAAACT AGTCAATTTCGTGGAAGGCCTGAGATATCTGCTGATCACAGGGAGAAGTACATACAAAGACTGCAGCAAGTACAGCAGCAAGGTGGCAGCCTTCTGAATGTTTCTCATATAACTGGCATAAATCAGAAGCAATTTCCAACACAGCAGCCAAATCCCATTCTACAACAG TTCAATTCACAGAGTTCCTCTATATCTTCCCAAGTGAATCTTGGGCTTGGAGTTCAAGGATCAG ATGCTGGGCATATAAAAAGTGAAGAACAACAACAAATTTTGGCTGAAGATGTTGGTGTGGAATCTTCCGCAACAACGGGAGCAAATAAACAAACAAGTGAAGATGACACAAAGATTCCATATTCG AATCCTTCAGCACCTGCAGCAGAAAGCACTCAGCTGCCTAGGGATACTGATCTATCACCTGGGCAGCCTTTGCAACCTGGAATGTCATCATCTGGTGTTGGTGTTATCGGCCGAAGAAGTGTATCTGATCTTGGTGCAATCGGAGATAACCTTACCGTAACTTCTGCTAGTTCAGGTCATGATCAGCTTTATAATCTGCAAATGCTCGAAGCTGCATTCCACAGGCTTCCACAACCCAAGGACTCCGAGCGTGCTAAAACTTACATTCCG CGGCACCCTGCAGTTACCCCTGCTAGTTACCCCCAAATTCAGGCACCAATTGTATCACATCCTACCTTTTGGGAAAGAATCGGTAGCGACACATTAGCTACTGACATGCTGTTCTTTGCGTTCTACTACCAACAG AACACATACCAACAATACTTGGCTGCTAGAGAACTGAAGAAGCAATCATGGAGATTTCACCGGAGATACAATACCTGGTTCCAGCGGCATGTGGAGCCACAGGTCACGACTGATGAGTATGAGCGGGGATCGTATGTATACTTTGATTTCCATGTCACCGAGGATGGCTCAGGATG GTGCCAAAGAATCAAGAATGACTTCACATTTGAGTACAACTACCTGGAGGATGAGCTATCAGTGCAAACAAACTAG
- the LOC136457295 gene encoding uncharacterized protein isoform X4, with translation MGASRKLQGEIDRVLKKVQEGVDVFDSIWNKVYDTENANQKEKFEADLKKEIKKLQRYRDQIKTWIQSSEIKDKKVSASYEQALMDARKQIEREMERFKVCEKETKTKAFSKEGLGQQPKTDPKEKAKAETRDWLNNVVSDLESQIDYFEAEVEGLSVKKGKQRPPRLIHLEKSITRHKAHIKKLESILRLLDNDELSPEQVNDVKDFLDDYVERNQEDFDEFSDVEDLYSTLPMEKVEALEDMVSLAPSSLVKGVASVSTTAVLSTKSSVATSPTQPTVSATPSQSTSQDQTEETASQESNPESAPQTPPPKGGNPGPSVPAVPIAVSTGSAAVSVPAETISSPVRPTVPTTAVAILSSAIPRSAPENTPAVTSIPANLSITLKDDESMSFPPRRPSPAITEIGIGRGIARGITSSQALGTAPITIGSVPGNGSQLVTPLGSKVQPQQVPRTNDAVSSDSANPNENPILGGRVFSPPVVSGVQWRPQAAATFQNQSETSQFRGRPEISADHREKYIQRLQQVQQQGGSLLNVSHITGINQKQFPTQQPNPILQQFNSQSSSISSQVNLGLGVQGSDAGHIKSEEQQQILAEDVGVESSATTGANKQTSEDDTKIPYSNPSAPAAESTQLPRDTDLSPGQPLQPGMSSSGVGVIGRRSVSDLGAIGDNLTVTSASSGHDQLYNLQMLEAAFHRLPQPKDSERAKTYIPRHPAVTPASYPQIQAPIVSHPTFWERIGSDTLATDMLFFAFYYQQNTYQQYLAARELKKQSWRFHRRYNTWFQRHVEPQVTTDEYERGSYVYFDFHVTEDGSGWCQRIKNDFTFEYNYLEDELSVQTN, from the exons ATGGGCGCCAGCCGGAAGCTGCAGGGCGAGATCGACCGCGTCCTCAAGAAGGTCCAGGAGGGCGTCGACGTCTTCGACAGCATCTGGAACAAG GTCTACGACACTGAGAATGCCAACCAGAAGGAGAAGTTCGAGGCGGACCTCAAGAAGGAGATCAAGAAGCTGCAGCGGTACAGGGACCAGATCAAGACGTGGATCCAGTCCAGCGAGATCAAGGACAAGAAG GTTAGTGCCTCTTATGAGCAGGCTCTGATGGATGCCCGAAAGCAGATTGAACGAGAGATGGAACGATTTAAAGTTTGTGAGAAGGAAACAAAAACTAAGGCCTTCTCAAAAGAAGGGTTAGGTCAGCAACCAAAAACA GATCCCAAAGAAAAGGCCAAAGCTGAAACAAGAGACTGGCTTAATAATGTG GTTAGTGATTTGGAAAGCCAGATTGATTACTTTGAAGCAGAGGTTGAAGGTCTTTCAGTTAAAAAGGGAAAGCAAAGACCGCCTCGACTG ATACATTTAGAGAAGTCTATTACGAGACATAAAGCTCATATAAAGAAATTGGAGTCAATCTTGAGACTTTTGGATAATGATGAGTTGAGTCCTGAGCAAGTCAATGATGTTAAAGATTTCCTTGATGACTATGTTGAACGTAATCAG GAAGACTTTGATGAATTCAGTGATGTTGAGGACCTCTATAGCACATTGCCTATGGAGAAGGTTGAAGCACTTGAAGACATGGTTTCACTTGCTCCTTCTAGTCTTGTGAAG GGTGTTGCTTCTGTTTCGACCACTGCAGTTTTGAGCACAAAGAGTTCAGTTGCAACTTCACCTACTCAG ccTACAGTATCAGCAACTCCTTCACAAAGTACATCACAAGATCAAACAGAGGAGACAGCTTCACAAGAAAGCAATCCTGAATCTGCGCCACAAACACCACCTCCAAAAGGTGGAAATCCTGGACCTTCAGTACCGGCTGTGCCCATTGCTGTCAGTACTGGTAGTGCAGCTGTTTCTGTACCTGCAGAAACAATTAGTTCCCCTGTGCGACCAACTGTTCCCACCACAGCGGTTGCAATACTTTCTTCTGCTATTCCACGAAGTGCTCCTGAGAATACGCCTGCTGTTACCTCAATTCCTGCAAACTTATCTATCACCTTGAAGGATGATGAAAGCATGAGTTTTCCTCCACGACGACCATCTCCTGCTATTACTGAAATTGGAATTGGCAGGGGCATAGCTCGAGGAATAACTAGTAGTCAGGCATTAGGTACAGCTCCCATAACTATTGGTTCAGTCCCAGGAAATGGATCG CAGTTGGTTACGCCTCTTGGCAGTAAAGTTCAACCCCAGCAGGTTCCCAGGACTAATGATGCAGTTAGCTCTGATTCTGCTAACCCAAATGAAAACCCTATTCTTGGTGGAAGAGTATTTTCTCCTCCAGTTGTTTCTGGGGTTCAATGGAGACCTCAAGCCGCTGCTACATTTCAAAATCAAAGTGAAACT AGTCAATTTCGTGGAAGGCCTGAGATATCTGCTGATCACAGGGAGAAGTACATACAAAGACTGCAGCAAGTACAGCAGCAAGGTGGCAGCCTTCTGAATGTTTCTCATATAACTGGCATAAATCAGAAGCAATTTCCAACACAGCAGCCAAATCCCATTCTACAACAG TTCAATTCACAGAGTTCCTCTATATCTTCCCAAGTGAATCTTGGGCTTGGAGTTCAAGGATCAG ATGCTGGGCATATAAAAAGTGAAGAACAACAACAAATTTTGGCTGAAGATGTTGGTGTGGAATCTTCCGCAACAACGGGAGCAAATAAACAAACAAGTGAAGATGACACAAAGATTCCATATTCG AATCCTTCAGCACCTGCAGCAGAAAGCACTCAGCTGCCTAGGGATACTGATCTATCACCTGGGCAGCCTTTGCAACCTGGAATGTCATCATCTGGTGTTGGTGTTATCGGCCGAAGAAGTGTATCTGATCTTGGTGCAATCGGAGATAACCTTACCGTAACTTCTGCTAGTTCAGGTCATGATCAGCTTTATAATCTGCAAATGCTCGAAGCTGCATTCCACAGGCTTCCACAACCCAAGGACTCCGAGCGTGCTAAAACTTACATTCCG CGGCACCCTGCAGTTACCCCTGCTAGTTACCCCCAAATTCAGGCACCAATTGTATCACATCCTACCTTTTGGGAAAGAATCGGTAGCGACACATTAGCTACTGACATGCTGTTCTTTGCGTTCTACTACCAACAG AACACATACCAACAATACTTGGCTGCTAGAGAACTGAAGAAGCAATCATGGAGATTTCACCGGAGATACAATACCTGGTTCCAGCGGCATGTGGAGCCACAGGTCACGACTGATGAGTATGAGCGGGGATCGTATGTATACTTTGATTTCCATGTCACCGAGGATGGCTCAGGATG GTGCCAAAGAATCAAGAATGACTTCACATTTGAGTACAACTACCTGGAGGATGAGCTATCAGTGCAAACAAACTAG